A single window of Vibrio gazogenes DNA harbors:
- the folB gene encoding bifunctional dihydroneopterin aldolase/7,8-dihydroneopterin epimerase produces the protein MDKVFIEQLVVVTTIGVYDWEQQIKQKLVFDIEMAHDNRPAGQSDDVTDALDYAQVSQKIIQYVENGRFLLIERVAEEVANLIMTTFTVPWLRIRLTKPGAVPQAAGVGVVIERGQL, from the coding sequence ATGGATAAAGTATTTATAGAACAGTTAGTTGTTGTCACAACGATCGGTGTTTACGATTGGGAACAGCAGATCAAGCAGAAGCTCGTTTTCGATATCGAAATGGCGCATGACAATCGCCCGGCAGGTCAGAGTGATGATGTCACTGATGCATTGGATTATGCTCAGGTGAGCCAAAAGATTATTCAATATGTTGAAAATGGAAGGTTTTTACTCATAGAACGTGTCGCTGAAGAGGTTGCCAATTTGATCATGACGACTTTTACAGTGCCTTGGCTCAGGATTCGTCTGACGAAACCGGGGGCGGTGCCTCAGGCGGCTGGTGTCGGTGTCGTGATTGAAAGGGGCCAGCTATGA
- the folK gene encoding 2-amino-4-hydroxy-6-hydroxymethyldihydropteridine diphosphokinase gives MTLVYVGVGSNIDRHKHVEAAVCELKKLGDQLRLSTVYESPSQGFRSEAFFNLVIEMQTDLSLSAFTGMLKDIERNWGRQPDAQKYQDRTLDLDIILFGDVVSDEAPQLPRQDIYQYPFVIQPLFELCPDLLLPGDGRSVRQIWLEADNLEVLKPVEFWFTKTNFPNVKSK, from the coding sequence ATGACGTTGGTTTATGTCGGTGTCGGTTCCAATATCGACCGACATAAGCATGTCGAGGCCGCAGTCTGTGAACTGAAAAAATTGGGAGATCAACTTCGCCTTTCAACGGTTTATGAATCTCCGTCACAAGGATTTCGAAGTGAGGCATTTTTCAATTTAGTCATTGAAATGCAGACTGATCTTTCATTGTCAGCTTTTACCGGAATGCTCAAGGATATCGAGCGAAACTGGGGGCGACAACCCGATGCCCAAAAATATCAGGATCGAACGTTGGATCTGGATATCATCTTATTTGGTGATGTTGTGAGTGATGAAGCACCGCAGTTGCCTCGTCAAGATATTTATCAGTATCCGTTTGTGATTCAGCCGCTTTTTGAACTGTGCCCTGATCTTTTATTGCCGGGTGATGGACGAAGTGTCCGACAAATTTGGCTTGAGGCTGACAATCTGGAAGTTTTGAAGCCTGTAGAATTCTGGTTCACTAAAACTAATTTTCCCAATGTAAAGAGTAAATAA
- a CDS encoding GatB/YqeY domain-containing protein: MALIDKLKEEQKLAMKAKDKIRLGTIRLAMSAIKQREVDERITLTDDDIVAVLTKMVKQRRDSVAQYESAGRQDLADAESNEITVLEEFMPQPLTDDEVLQLIDDAITASGAQGMQDMGNVMAVLRPQIQGRADMGKVSGLVKSKLT; the protein is encoded by the coding sequence ATGGCTCTGATTGACAAACTCAAAGAAGAGCAAAAACTTGCGATGAAAGCCAAGGATAAAATTCGCCTTGGCACTATTCGTTTAGCTATGTCAGCAATCAAACAACGTGAAGTCGATGAGCGGATTACGCTAACCGACGATGATATCGTTGCTGTTCTGACAAAAATGGTTAAACAACGTCGCGATTCTGTCGCACAATACGAATCTGCGGGACGACAAGATCTGGCAGATGCGGAAAGCAACGAAATCACAGTGCTTGAGGAATTTATGCCTCAGCCATTAACTGATGATGAAGTGCTGCAACTCATTGATGACGCAATTACCGCTTCCGGTGCTCAAGGCATGCAGGATATGGGTAACGTCATGGCTGTATTGAGACCGCAAATTCAAGGGCGTGCAGATATGGGAAAAGTTAGCGGCTTAGTTAAAAGCAAACTTACTTAA
- a CDS encoding alpha/beta fold hydrolase — translation MKSFTVNGKTMRYQDIGTGEVLLFGHSYLWHSQMWQPQMAALSQNYRCIVPDLWSHGQSDAAPDDMHSLTDYAEHMLALMDHLAVESFSIIGLSVGGMWGAELALIAPERVNALVLMDTFIGLEPEVMHAKYFAMIDAAIATRSFPEPMISQVVSMFFSDHALQQAAEPDFVTAFRTFLLETSGPQIAEMGRIGKMVFDRRDLMDETDNLNLPVLIMVGEQDKPRPVLESHLMQDAIAGSRLVVVPQAGHISNLEQPEFVTRALQDFFESLAP, via the coding sequence ATGAAATCATTTACAGTGAACGGCAAAACAATGCGTTATCAGGATATCGGTACTGGCGAGGTGCTACTGTTCGGCCATAGCTACCTTTGGCATAGCCAGATGTGGCAACCACAAATGGCTGCTTTGAGTCAGAATTATCGGTGTATCGTTCCCGATTTATGGTCACATGGTCAATCTGATGCCGCCCCTGACGATATGCATTCGCTAACAGACTATGCCGAACACATGTTGGCACTCATGGATCATCTTGCGGTTGAGTCATTCTCAATCATTGGATTGTCTGTCGGCGGTATGTGGGGAGCTGAGCTGGCATTGATCGCACCAGAGCGAGTGAATGCGCTGGTTTTGATGGATACGTTTATCGGGCTTGAGCCTGAAGTGATGCATGCCAAATATTTTGCAATGATCGATGCCGCAATTGCAACGCGGTCTTTTCCTGAACCAATGATTTCACAAGTTGTATCGATGTTTTTCTCTGATCATGCTTTACAGCAAGCGGCAGAACCTGATTTTGTCACAGCGTTTCGAACGTTTTTGCTGGAAACTTCGGGGCCGCAGATTGCGGAAATGGGCCGAATCGGCAAGATGGTGTTTGATCGTCGGGATCTGATGGATGAAACAGATAATCTGAATTTGCCTGTATTGATCATGGTGGGAGAGCAGGATAAGCCTCGGCCAGTGTTAGAGTCTCATCTGATGCAGGATGCTATCGCGGGGAGTCGACTGGTTGTGGTTCCTCAAGCCGGTCATATCAGTAATCTGGAGCAACCGGAGTTTGTCACACGAGCGTTGCAAGATTTCTTTGAGTCACTTGCGCCTTAA
- a CDS encoding undecaprenyl-diphosphate phosphatase: MDLIQSVILGLVEGITEFLPISSTGHLIIVSDWLGLPQTESNKAFEVIIQLSAILAVLTNYKERFHPRYFALWMKVCIAFLPIAAIGFLFQDQVKALFNIQVVPIMFIIGGIIFLIVERFLKNHAPTAETLDQITYRQAIWIGIAQVFALIPGTSRAGSTIVGALLVGVSRKASAEFSFLLALPVMLAASGLDLLKNHQNFQGESALPLIVGFITSYIAAWVVMKLFLAFLNRFTFNAFGIYRIVFGGFLLYWAY; the protein is encoded by the coding sequence ATGGATTTAATTCAAAGTGTTATACTTGGATTGGTTGAAGGTATTACCGAATTTTTACCAATCTCATCAACCGGACATTTAATTATTGTCAGTGATTGGCTTGGTCTCCCTCAAACAGAGAGTAATAAAGCTTTTGAAGTCATTATTCAGCTGTCCGCTATTTTAGCTGTGCTGACGAATTATAAAGAGCGCTTCCATCCCCGATATTTTGCATTATGGATGAAAGTATGCATCGCATTTTTACCCATCGCAGCTATTGGCTTTTTGTTCCAGGATCAAGTAAAAGCGCTGTTTAACATTCAGGTTGTCCCGATCATGTTCATTATTGGGGGGATTATTTTTCTGATTGTAGAGCGTTTCTTGAAAAATCATGCTCCGACGGCTGAAACATTGGATCAAATCACCTATCGGCAAGCGATTTGGATCGGGATTGCTCAGGTGTTTGCTTTGATTCCGGGGACCAGCCGGGCCGGTTCAACCATCGTTGGTGCTTTACTTGTGGGCGTCAGCCGTAAAGCGAGTGCTGAATTTTCATTTCTACTGGCCTTGCCGGTGATGCTTGCTGCGAGTGGTTTAGATTTATTGAAAAACCATCAAAATTTTCAAGGTGAAAGTGCGTTACCTCTGATTGTTGGTTTTATCACGTCTTATATCGCAGCTTGGGTTGTCATGAAGCTGTTTCTCGCTTTTCTGAATCGCTTTACATTCAATGCTTTTGGTATTTATCGCATCGTGTTCGGTGGCTTTTTACTGTATTGGGCTTATTAA
- the plsY gene encoding glycerol-3-phosphate 1-O-acyltransferase PlsY codes for MTPLILLIIISAYLLGSISSAVLVCRLFRLPDPRESGSHNPGATNVLRVGGQKAAVIVLLCDMLKGTIPVWGSYFLGVTPFLLGVIAIAACLGHIYPIFFHFRGGKGVATALGAIAPIGLDLTAVVMVTWLTTLLITRYSSLAALITVLLTPLYTWMIKPNYTLPVAMLCCLIVFRHQENMKRLLNGTEPKVGEKN; via the coding sequence ATGACGCCATTGATACTTCTGATCATTATCTCAGCTTACCTGCTTGGCTCGATTTCAAGTGCGGTGCTTGTGTGTCGTCTATTCCGGCTTCCCGATCCCAGAGAGTCCGGCTCTCATAATCCGGGCGCAACAAACGTTCTGAGGGTCGGCGGCCAAAAGGCAGCCGTTATTGTGCTGTTATGCGATATGCTGAAAGGCACGATTCCAGTCTGGGGAAGTTACTTTCTGGGTGTAACGCCTTTCCTGCTTGGCGTCATCGCAATTGCCGCTTGTTTAGGGCATATTTATCCGATTTTTTTCCATTTCCGAGGGGGAAAAGGCGTCGCAACAGCATTAGGCGCAATCGCACCGATCGGGCTCGACTTAACCGCGGTAGTCATGGTGACATGGCTGACAACCTTGCTTATCACCCGATATTCTTCGCTGGCAGCATTAATCACCGTGTTACTCACGCCCCTATACACTTGGATGATCAAACCCAACTACACGTTACCTGTCGCGATGCTGTGCTGCCTGATTGTTTTCCGACATCAAGAAAATATGAAACGTCTGCTCAATGGCACAGAACCCAAAGTCGGTGAAAAAAACTGA
- the rpsU gene encoding 30S ribosomal protein S21 has protein sequence MPVVKVRENEPFDVALRRFKRSCEKAGILSEVRRREHYEKPTTVRKRAKAAAQKRHAKKLARENARRVRLY, from the coding sequence ATGCCAGTAGTTAAAGTACGTGAAAACGAACCGTTCGACGTCGCTCTGCGTCGTTTCAAGCGCTCTTGTGAAAAAGCAGGTATTCTTTCTGAAGTGCGTCGTCGTGAGCACTATGAAAAACCAACCACTGTTCGCAAACGCGCTAAAGCAGCAGCTCAAAAGCGTCACGCTAAGAAGCTTGCTCGCGAAAACGCTCGTCGCGTTCGCTTGTACTAA
- the ftsB gene encoding cell division protein FtsB, which yields MRVFALTLTLFLIVLQYTLWFGKNGVSDFHRVSDEIETQRSVNVNLQKRNKEMYAEIDDLRQGLDAVEERARHELGMVKEGETFYRVINEDRP from the coding sequence ATGCGAGTATTTGCTTTAACACTGACTCTATTTTTAATCGTGCTCCAGTATACTCTGTGGTTTGGCAAAAATGGCGTTTCCGATTTTCATCGTGTCTCTGATGAAATCGAAACTCAGCGTTCGGTGAATGTGAATTTACAAAAACGAAATAAAGAAATGTATGCAGAAATAGATGACTTACGTCAGGGGCTGGATGCCGTTGAAGAAAGAGCAAGGCATGAGCTTGGTATGGTGAAAGAAGGTGAAACATTTTACCGTGTGATTAATGAGGACCGCCCCTAA
- the dnaG gene encoding DNA primase has protein sequence MAGYIPRNFINDLLARLDIVDVIDARVKLKKKGKNYSACCPFHNEKTPSFSVSQDKQFYHCFGCGVHGNAIDFMMEYERLEFVEAIEELAGLLGLEVPREKGTTPFDAQKSQARKEQKRTLYDLMEQIAQFYRHQLRHPSSKVAIDYLKNRGLSKDIVQKFGIGYVADEWDLIHKNFSRTPESEQMLTAAGMLVENDNGRRYDRFRGRVMFPIRDRRGRVIGFGGRVLGDGTPKYLNSPETDIFHKGKELYGLYEVLQAHREPPQILVTEGYMDVVALAQYGVDYAVASLGTSTTNDHLQVLFRQTNAVVCCYDGDNAGRQAAWRALENALSLLSGNKTLKFMFLPDKEDPDSYIRQRGTEAFEHQVQQSMSFSDFLFQGLMSRVVDNSSREGRFRVIHLAEPLINQVQDEALKIYLWEELSLRTGLSANAIQSALNKKQVSEHTPAIRPQAEMKRTPMREVIALLLQNPNYADRIPDLSSIATLDIPGLSLFIEVLEKCRNYPNVTTGQLLENWRGHRNEPLLSRLASWDIPLVEDNQEEIFLDSLDKIITQCVEKQIENLQAKERSVGLSADEKRELLALMLDLKA, from the coding sequence ATGGCTGGGTATATTCCTCGAAATTTCATCAATGATTTACTCGCTCGACTGGATATCGTCGATGTTATTGACGCTCGCGTCAAACTTAAAAAAAAGGGAAAGAACTACAGCGCCTGCTGCCCTTTTCACAATGAAAAAACGCCATCCTTCAGTGTCAGTCAAGACAAACAATTCTATCATTGTTTCGGCTGCGGTGTGCATGGGAATGCCATCGACTTCATGATGGAATACGAACGTTTAGAGTTCGTCGAAGCCATTGAAGAACTTGCAGGCTTACTTGGATTAGAAGTCCCGAGAGAAAAAGGCACAACCCCGTTCGATGCCCAAAAATCACAGGCGCGTAAAGAACAAAAACGCACCTTGTATGATTTAATGGAACAGATTGCGCAGTTTTATCGCCATCAACTCAGACATCCAAGCAGCAAGGTGGCAATCGATTATTTAAAAAATCGCGGTCTATCGAAAGATATTGTCCAAAAATTTGGTATCGGCTATGTCGCTGATGAATGGGATCTGATCCATAAAAATTTTTCCCGCACGCCAGAGTCAGAACAGATGCTCACCGCTGCAGGAATGCTGGTTGAGAATGACAACGGGCGTCGCTATGACCGTTTTCGAGGTCGGGTGATGTTTCCCATCCGGGATCGTCGTGGACGTGTGATTGGTTTCGGTGGCCGAGTTCTTGGGGACGGGACACCCAAATATCTCAATTCGCCGGAAACCGACATTTTCCACAAAGGAAAAGAGTTATATGGTTTATACGAAGTCCTTCAGGCGCATCGTGAGCCGCCACAAATTCTGGTAACAGAAGGTTACATGGATGTCGTGGCACTGGCTCAGTACGGTGTTGACTATGCGGTTGCATCTTTGGGGACATCCACAACCAACGATCATCTACAGGTACTTTTCCGACAAACTAATGCTGTCGTTTGTTGTTATGATGGCGATAATGCAGGACGACAAGCTGCATGGCGAGCATTAGAGAATGCGCTCTCCCTACTCAGTGGTAATAAAACCCTGAAATTTATGTTCTTGCCGGACAAAGAAGATCCAGACTCATACATCCGTCAACGTGGTACAGAAGCATTCGAACATCAAGTTCAGCAATCGATGTCTTTCTCTGATTTCCTGTTTCAGGGATTAATGTCTCGTGTGGTAGATAACAGTAGTCGGGAAGGTCGTTTTCGGGTTATCCATCTGGCCGAGCCTTTAATTAATCAGGTTCAGGACGAAGCACTAAAAATTTATCTCTGGGAAGAATTGTCATTGCGCACCGGCCTCAGTGCAAATGCGATTCAATCGGCATTGAATAAAAAGCAAGTTTCGGAACACACACCGGCGATTCGCCCGCAAGCGGAAATGAAGCGAACACCAATGAGAGAAGTTATCGCTTTGCTTCTGCAAAATCCGAACTATGCTGATAGGATACCGGATCTTTCAAGTATCGCGACACTTGATATTCCCGGCTTGAGCTTATTTATTGAGGTCCTTGAAAAATGTCGAAATTACCCCAATGTAACAACAGGTCAGCTACTTGAAAACTGGCGAGGCCATCGAAATGAACCTCTTCTATCACGTCTTGCTAGCTGGGATATCCCTCTCGTAGAAGACAATCAAGAAGAAATATTTTTAGACTCACTGGATAAGATAATTACCCAGTGTGTTGAAAAACAAATTGAAAATCTGCAGGCAAAAGAGAGAAGCGTTGGTTTATCAGCTGACGAGAAAAGGGAACTACTAGCATTGATGCTAGATTTAAAAGCGTAA
- the rpoD gene encoding RNA polymerase sigma factor RpoD, translated as MDQNPQSQLKSLVLKGKEQGYLTYAEVNDHLPAEIVDSEQVEDIIQMINDMGIKVVETAPDADDLALNDDTNITDEDVAEAAAAALSSVESEIGRTTDPVRMYMREMGTVELLTREGEIDIAKRIEEGINQVQSAVAEYPGTIPYILEQFDRVETEELRLTDLISGFVDPDADETTSPTATHIGSELTGSDLEDEDMPLASKNKDDEEEDEEDEESGDNTSDDDDSDDDVGIDPELAQEKFNNLRNKYRDYQLALNEFGESTEQTSQASELVLDAFREFRLTPKQFDNLVETLRGSMDRVKTQERLIMKHVVEHAKMPKKAFITAFTGNESDENWLDTLLASDKPYVDKIRKSEEDIRRSIQKLKAIEEETSLSVVRIKDISRRMSIGEAKARRAKKEMVEANLRLVISIAKKYTNRGLQFLDLIQEGNIGLMKAVDKFEYRRGYKFSTYATWWIRQAITRSIADQARTIRIPVHMIETINKLNRISRQMLQEMGREPLPEELAERMQMPEDKIRKVLKIAKEPISMETPIGDDEDSHLGDFIEDTTLDLPIDSATATSLKAATRDVLAGLTPREAKVLRMRFGIDMNTDHTLEEVGKQFDVTRERIRQIEAKALRKLRHPSRSETLRSFLDE; from the coding sequence ATGGATCAAAATCCGCAGTCACAGCTTAAATCACTTGTCCTTAAGGGCAAAGAACAAGGCTATCTGACCTACGCTGAAGTCAATGACCACCTCCCTGCAGAAATTGTAGATTCTGAGCAGGTAGAAGACATTATTCAGATGATTAACGACATGGGTATCAAGGTAGTCGAAACTGCACCTGATGCTGATGATCTGGCACTGAATGATGATACGAACATTACGGATGAAGATGTTGCAGAAGCAGCCGCAGCAGCTCTCTCCAGTGTTGAAAGTGAAATTGGCCGTACGACAGACCCAGTCCGTATGTATATGCGTGAAATGGGAACTGTCGAGCTTCTCACTCGTGAAGGTGAAATCGATATTGCAAAGCGCATTGAAGAAGGGATTAACCAAGTTCAAAGCGCTGTTGCCGAATATCCGGGAACCATCCCTTACATCCTTGAACAATTCGACAGAGTTGAAACTGAAGAGTTAAGACTCACCGATTTGATTTCAGGCTTTGTCGATCCAGATGCTGATGAAACAACATCACCAACAGCGACCCATATCGGTTCAGAACTGACGGGGTCAGATCTGGAAGACGAAGATATGCCTCTTGCATCAAAGAATAAAGATGATGAGGAGGAGGATGAGGAAGACGAAGAAAGTGGTGATAACACTAGTGATGATGATGATAGTGACGACGATGTCGGTATCGATCCTGAACTAGCACAAGAGAAGTTCAATAACCTTCGTAACAAATATCGTGATTACCAGTTAGCACTGAATGAATTCGGTGAGTCTACCGAACAAACGTCACAAGCATCTGAACTTGTTCTCGATGCCTTCCGTGAGTTTCGTCTGACCCCAAAACAGTTTGATAATCTGGTTGAAACACTTCGCGGCTCAATGGATCGGGTCAAAACACAAGAACGCTTAATCATGAAGCATGTTGTTGAACATGCCAAAATGCCGAAAAAAGCGTTTATTACAGCATTTACCGGTAATGAGTCTGACGAAAACTGGCTGGATACGCTTTTAGCATCTGACAAACCTTATGTTGATAAAATTCGTAAGAGCGAAGAAGACATCCGCCGTTCGATCCAGAAACTTAAAGCCATTGAAGAAGAAACATCTTTAAGTGTTGTGCGTATCAAAGATATCAGCCGTCGTATGTCTATCGGTGAAGCGAAAGCACGTCGAGCCAAGAAAGAGATGGTTGAAGCGAACTTACGTTTGGTGATTTCAATTGCGAAAAAATACACCAACCGAGGCCTACAATTCCTTGATTTGATTCAGGAAGGGAATATCGGTCTGATGAAAGCTGTTGATAAATTTGAATACCGTCGTGGTTACAAATTCTCGACTTACGCAACATGGTGGATTCGTCAGGCAATCACTCGCTCGATTGCTGACCAAGCACGGACGATTCGTATCCCAGTCCATATGATCGAAACGATCAACAAGCTGAACCGGATCTCTCGTCAAATGCTTCAGGAAATGGGGCGTGAGCCACTACCGGAAGAACTGGCAGAGCGAATGCAGATGCCGGAAGACAAAATCCGTAAAGTGCTGAAGATTGCCAAAGAGCCAATCTCAATGGAGACACCAATCGGTGACGACGAAGATTCGCATCTGGGTGATTTCATTGAAGATACAACGCTCGATCTGCCAATAGACTCAGCAACCGCAACTAGCTTAAAGGCTGCGACACGTGATGTTCTGGCAGGGCTAACCCCTCGTGAGGCCAAAGTGCTTCGGATGCGTTTTGGTATCGATATGAACACAGACCACACTCTTGAAGAAGTGGGCAAACAGTTTGATGTAACCCGTGAACGGATTCGTCAAATCGAAGCCAAAGCACTACGCAAATTACGACACCCAAGTCGTTCAGAAACACTGCGTAGCTTCTTAGACGAGTAG
- the tsaD gene encoding tRNA (adenosine(37)-N6)-threonylcarbamoyltransferase complex transferase subunit TsaD — protein sequence MRVLGIETSCDETGIAIYDDEQGLLAHQLYSQIKLHADYGGVVPELASRDHVKKTIPLIQAAMAEADCRPEDIDGVAYTAGPGLVGALLVGATIGRSLAYAWNVPAVPVHHMEGHLLAPMLEENPPEFPFVAVLVSGGHTMIVEVQGIGAYQILGESIDDAAGEAFDKTAKLMGLDYPGGPLLARLAEKGTQGRFRFPRPMTDRPGLDMSFSGLKTFAANTIAAHGDDEQTRADIAYAFQEAVCDTLVIKCRRALEQTGLKRIVIAGGVSANQRLRADLAQLAQKVGGAVYYPRTEFCTDNGAMIAYAGMQRFKNGEVSGLTVQATPRWPIDQLQAVHS from the coding sequence ATGCGTGTATTAGGTATTGAAACCTCTTGTGATGAGACGGGGATTGCGATTTACGATGATGAACAAGGTTTATTGGCTCATCAATTATATAGTCAGATAAAACTTCATGCTGATTATGGTGGCGTTGTCCCGGAACTTGCTTCAAGGGATCACGTTAAGAAAACAATCCCTCTGATTCAGGCTGCAATGGCAGAGGCTGATTGTCGCCCGGAAGACATTGATGGGGTGGCTTACACGGCCGGCCCGGGGTTAGTTGGTGCTTTGCTGGTTGGTGCCACGATAGGGCGTAGTCTCGCTTATGCCTGGAATGTACCAGCAGTACCAGTTCATCATATGGAAGGACATTTGCTGGCACCGATGTTGGAAGAAAACCCGCCTGAGTTTCCTTTTGTTGCGGTGTTGGTTTCGGGTGGGCATACCATGATTGTCGAAGTCCAAGGCATTGGGGCGTATCAGATCCTCGGTGAATCAATTGACGATGCCGCCGGAGAAGCATTCGATAAAACAGCGAAGTTAATGGGGCTGGATTATCCGGGAGGGCCATTATTGGCTCGTTTAGCTGAAAAAGGCACTCAGGGCCGCTTTCGTTTTCCTCGTCCAATGACTGACCGGCCCGGGCTGGACATGAGTTTTTCCGGCTTAAAAACGTTTGCCGCTAATACGATTGCTGCACATGGTGATGATGAGCAGACGCGTGCCGATATTGCCTATGCTTTTCAGGAAGCCGTGTGTGATACGTTGGTGATCAAATGCCGTCGGGCTCTGGAACAAACCGGATTAAAACGGATCGTCATTGCAGGCGGGGTGAGTGCCAATCAACGGTTGAGAGCCGATTTAGCGCAATTGGCTCAGAAAGTCGGTGGTGCGGTCTATTATCCGCGGACTGAATTTTGCACCGATAATGGTGCCATGATTGCTTATGCTGGTATGCAACGCTTCAAAAATGGAGAAGTTTCCGGCCTTACCGTGCAGGCGACGCCTCGCTGGCCAATTGATCAGCTTCAGGCGGTTCATTCCTGA